In a genomic window of Telopea speciosissima isolate NSW1024214 ecotype Mountain lineage chromosome 5, Tspe_v1, whole genome shotgun sequence:
- the LOC122662241 gene encoding vacuolar iron transporter homolog 3-like, with translation MMGVGAVKQDVKSMIITGFAGMVAGACSMAIGEFVSVYSQYDIEVSQLKREHKASADGKESLDEEEKEDLPSPLRAAGASALAFVVGAAVPLLSASFIHNYKARLGVVIAMSTLALIVFGVLGGVLGKAPVKKSCLRVLIGGWLAMAITYGLTKLIGLAGI, from the coding sequence ATGATGGGAGTAGGAGCTGTTAAGCAGGATGTAAAATCCATGATTATTACTGGTTTTGCAGGAATGGTTGCCGGAGCATGTAGCATGGCGATCGGAGAGTTCGTGTCGGTGTATTCGCAGTATGACATAGAGGTTTCTCAGTTGAAGAGAGAGCATAAAGCTTCAGCTGATGGAAAAGAAAGTCTGgatgaggaggagaaagaagatctCCCAAGCCCACTCAGGGCGGCTGGAGCATCTGCTCTTGCATTCGTTGTTGGAGCTGCGGTGCCATTACTATCAGCTTCTTTTATACATAATTATAAGGCGAGGTTGGGGGTGGTAATTGCAATGTCAACCTTGGCTTTGATTGTGTTTGGGGTTTTAGGTGGTGTCTTAGGGAAGGCACCTGTGAAGAAGTCTTGTTTGAGGGTGTTGATTGGTGGTTGGTTGGCTATGGCTATAACTTATGGGTTGACCAagttgattgggctggctggGATATGA
- the LOC122663229 gene encoding vacuolar iron transporter homolog 4-like: MAPLELEATNQPVPNNDVEQQIDGINYIQRAQWLRAAVLGASDGLVSTTSLMMGVGAVKQDVKSMILTGFAGMVAGACSMAIGEFVSVYSQYDIELSQLKRQNETSDGKGSVDESEKEDLPNPFMAAGASALSFVVGAGVPLLSASFIQNYKVRLGVVIAMSSLALVVFGVLGAVVGKAPVKRSCLRVLIGGWLAMAITYGLTKLIGLAGI; the protein is encoded by the coding sequence ATGGCACCCTTAGAACTAGAAGCTACCAACCAACCAGTCCCCAATAATGATGTTGAGCAACAGATTGATGGTATCAACTACATCCAAAGGGCACAGTGGCTCAGAGCTGCAGTTCTTGGAGCCAGTGATGGTTTGGTCTCCACAACATCATTAATGATGGGAGTAGGAGCTGTTAAGCAAGATGTAAAATCTATGATTCTTACTGGTTTTGCAGGGATGGTTGCCGGAGCATGTAGCATGGCGATCGGAGAGTTTGTGTCGGTGTATTCGCAGTATGACATAGAGCTCTCTCAGTTGAAGAGACAGAATGAAACTTCAGATGGGAAAGGAAGTGTTGATGAGAGTGAGAAAGAAGACTTGCCAAACCCATTCATGGCTGCTGGAGCATCTGCTCTTTCATTTGTTGTTGGAGCTGGGGTGCCATTACTATCAGCTTCTTTTATACAGAATTACAAGGTGAGATTGGGGGTTGTAATTGCTATGTCAAGCTTGGCTTTGGTGGTGTTTGGAGTCTTAGGTGCTGTAGTAGGGAAGGCACCTGTGAAGAGATCTTGCTTGAGGGTATTAATTGGGGGATGGTTGGCCATGGCTATAACTTATGGCTTGACCAagttgattgggctggctggGATATGA
- the LOC122662213 gene encoding uncharacterized protein LOC122662213, producing the protein MDDYDLELDEMELVAAAAGYFYYNHICKQPSESSVIRSEFMDEVLNGNDDLFREMLRMDKHVFFKFCEILRQKELLRDSAGVRIDEQLAIFLNIIGHNERNRVIQERFQHSGETISRHFNNVLKAIKSLSREFLQPRQATTPPEILNNTRFYPYFKDCIGVIDGLHIPAHVLAKDQSRFRNRNGVPSQNVLVACTFDQQFIFVYPGWEGSAADSRVLRAVLNDPDQNFPQIPEGKYYLVDAGYMNTVGFLSPYQGVRYQLHEFRGANQQPRTAKELFNHRHSSLRSIIQRSFDVLKERFPILKLAPQYAFHIQRDLVIAACVIHNHIRREERNDWLFNSVRQRMVNESQDPDQPEMDFGATVQVHDEFASFLQDSIASTMWNDFVHEWEEW; encoded by the exons ATGGATGACTATGATTTAGAACTGGATGAGATGGAATTAGTTGCAGCTGCTGCAGGCTATTTCTATTATAATCACATCTGTAAGCAGCCTTCTGAATCATCAGTTATCAGATCTGAATTTATGGATGAAGTGCTAAATGGTAATGATGATCTTTTTCGTGAAATGTTACGGATGGATAAACATGTCTTCTTTAAGTTCTGTGAAATCCTCCGACAAAAAGAGCTGTTACGTGATTCTGCTGGTGTTAGAATAGATGAGCAATTGGCAATATTCTTGAACATTATTGGCCACAATGAGCGTAATAGAGTCATCCAAGAACGCTTTCAGCACTCTGGTGAAACCATCAGCCGACATTTTAATAATGTATTGAAGGCAATCAAATCACTGTCTCGTGAATTTTTACAGCCAAGGCAGGCCACCACTCCACCAGAAATCCTCAACAATACTCGATTCTACCCATATTTCAAG GATTGTATTGGAGTAATAGATGGCTTACACATCCCTGCACATGTCCTAGCCAAAGATCAATCTCGATTTCGTAATAGAAATGGTGTTCCATCTCAAAATGTGTTGGTGGCTTGCACTTTTGATCAGcagtttatttttgtttatccTGGTTGGGAGGGTTCAGCTGCAGATTCACGTGTATTGAGAGCTGTCCTTAATGACCCTGATCAGAATTTCCCTCAAATTCCTgaag GTAAGTACTACCTTGTCGATGCTGGTTACATGAATACGGTGGGTTTTCTTTCCCCATATCAAGGTGTTCGGTACCAGCTCCATGAATTTAGGGGTGCTAATCAGCAACCGAGAACTGCAAAAGAGTTATTTAATCATCGGCACTCTTCATTAAGAAGTATTATCCAGCGATCTTTTGATGTGTTGAAAGAACGGTTTCCTATCCTCAAGTTGGCTCCTCAGTATGCATTTCATATCCaaagggatttggttatagctgCTTGTGTTATACATAATCATATACGACGTGAAGAAAGAAATGATTGGTTGTTTAATAGTGTCCGACAGAGAATGGTGAATGAATCACAGGATCCTGACCAACCCGAGATGGATTTTGGTGCCACGGTACAGGTACACGATGAGTTTGCTTCTTTTCTACAGGATTCAATTGCATCTACAATGTGGAATGATTTCGTACATGAATGGGAGGAATGGTAA